One Alkaliphilus sp. B6464 genomic window carries:
- a CDS encoding flavocytochrome c — MLMNKLFRSKKVLLGMTLAMSVGVLSGCGTKAPVVTPEPQQPAQIEHTTDVVVVGSGGAGLAAALEVRNAGKEVIILEQMVIVGGNTLRATGGLNAAGTSVQAELEIEDDATVHFEDTMKGGYEKNIESLVTTMTSKAADAIDWLLELGGDFTDVGRLAGATNNRAHRPAGGAPVGPEVVKTLKTALENTGMKVMTETKATEILTNEGVVAGVIAEDKDGNELTIKANAVILATGGFGANPEILVSLNPDLEGFVTTNHAGADGSGIKMAQEIGAGVIQLEEIQTHPTAVPSNGYMITEAVRGNGAIVVNREGNRFVGELETRDVVSKAILEQEGQSAYLVFDQGITDSLSAIAGYIKQGIVTEADTPEGLAEALNMPVENLVATVEKYNGFQASGKDADFGRADMPRALETSKFYAIEIAPAVHHTMGGLAINENAEVLNEDGEIIKGLFAAGEVTGGVHGGNRLGGNALADIVVFGRIAGQNAAK, encoded by the coding sequence ATGTTAATGAACAAATTGTTCAGAAGTAAAAAAGTATTATTAGGTATGACATTAGCAATGAGTGTAGGAGTTTTATCAGGATGTGGGACAAAGGCTCCTGTAGTAACGCCTGAACCACAACAACCTGCTCAAATAGAACATACTACAGATGTAGTAGTAGTTGGTTCAGGTGGAGCAGGATTAGCCGCTGCACTAGAAGTTCGTAACGCAGGAAAAGAAGTGATAATCCTTGAGCAAATGGTTATTGTAGGAGGAAACACTTTAAGAGCAACTGGTGGATTAAACGCAGCGGGAACGAGTGTTCAAGCTGAATTGGAAATCGAAGATGATGCAACAGTTCACTTTGAAGATACGATGAAAGGTGGTTACGAAAAGAATATAGAGTCTTTAGTAACTACTATGACAAGTAAAGCGGCAGATGCTATAGATTGGTTATTAGAGCTTGGTGGAGACTTTACCGACGTAGGTAGATTAGCAGGAGCAACTAACAATAGAGCACATAGACCTGCAGGTGGAGCGCCAGTTGGACCAGAAGTCGTTAAAACATTAAAAACTGCTTTAGAAAACACTGGAATGAAAGTTATGACTGAAACAAAAGCAACAGAAATTTTAACAAATGAAGGTGTTGTAGCTGGGGTAATAGCTGAAGATAAAGATGGAAACGAACTTACGATTAAAGCAAATGCAGTAATTCTTGCAACAGGTGGATTTGGAGCAAACCCTGAAATATTAGTATCACTTAACCCTGATTTAGAAGGTTTTGTAACAACAAATCATGCAGGAGCAGATGGAAGTGGAATTAAAATGGCACAAGAAATTGGTGCAGGAGTAATTCAACTAGAAGAAATTCAAACTCATCCTACAGCAGTTCCAAGCAATGGATATATGATTACAGAAGCAGTTAGAGGTAACGGAGCAATCGTAGTAAATAGAGAAGGTAATAGATTTGTAGGAGAACTTGAAACAAGAGACGTTGTTTCAAAAGCTATATTAGAACAAGAAGGTCAATCAGCTTACTTAGTATTTGACCAAGGAATTACTGATAGTTTAAGTGCAATTGCAGGATATATAAAGCAAGGTATCGTAACAGAAGCTGATACACCTGAAGGATTAGCAGAAGCATTAAATATGCCAGTGGAAAACTTGGTAGCAACGGTAGAAAAATATAATGGATTCCAAGCATCTGGTAAAGATGCAGACTTCGGAAGAGCAGATATGCCAAGAGCATTAGAAACTTCTAAATTCTATGCAATCGAAATCGCACCAGCAGTACACCATACAATGGGTGGATTAGCAATAAACGAAAATGCTGAAGTATTAAATGAAGATGGAGAAATCATCAAAGGTTTATTCGCAGCAGGAGAAGTTACAGGAGGAGTACACGGTGGAAATAGACTAGGTGGAAACGCTTTAGCTGACATCGTAGTATTTGGTAGAATAGCAGGACAGAATGCAGCAAAATAA
- a CDS encoding pyridoxamine 5'-phosphate oxidase family protein, whose amino-acid sequence MSKYENAMKLMEERCGNSSKDNLIALATIALSANAAGNPRPSVRMVDAYYEDGMFYVSTDAKKSKMLEIEKNNEVAIGGLDWFVANGTAENLGWAKDEKNSEIRAKMKKIFEWFDDHGDEDSPSSIVLRITLTNGTIIDNDQKYGEWKYEVDFVNKTAK is encoded by the coding sequence ATGAGCAAATACGAAAACGCGATGAAACTTATGGAAGAACGCTGCGGAAACAGTAGTAAAGACAACCTTATCGCACTTGCAACCATAGCATTGTCCGCGAACGCTGCTGGCAATCCTCGCCCTTCTGTCCGTATGGTTGATGCCTATTATGAGGACGGTATGTTCTATGTTTCTACGGACGCAAAGAAAAGCAAAATGTTGGAAATTGAGAAGAACAACGAAGTTGCCATTGGCGGGTTAGACTGGTTCGTTGCGAATGGCACGGCTGAAAATCTCGGTTGGGCCAAGGACGAGAAAAATTCGGAAATCAGAGCGAAAATGAAAAAAATCTTCGAATGGTTCGATGACCACGGTGACGAGGACAGCCCAAGTTCAATCGTTTTGCGTATCACCCTTACAAACGGAACGATAATCGACAACGACCAAAAATACGGCGAGTGGAAATATGAAGTTGATTTTGTAAATAAGACGGCGAAGTAA
- a CDS encoding RnfABCDGE type electron transport complex subunit D: MREFYKKTFQKQAGMRKVIMSLIPIIVGSIYFFGWRTLVLMATITLFGVATEYLFERRLNKKITEAVFVTCILFTLTLPVSTPLWVGIIGIVFGITFAKEVFGGFGFNVFNPALAARTFIYVTFPEPLTISWNVASSGFPGGFGKYITPAVDSISQGSPLIHFGETNTMLPFKQLFLGNATGSLGETSGLLILIGAFILLRHKSADWRLMLAPIIGFLTFNSILYLSNVSGAQHPLFSLFSGGFLFLSVFMTTDPVTAPKTKEGKWIYGVLTGIITTIIRVFGLFVEGAMFAVLIMNIFVPIIDEAVKYIKTPRKKEVSA, from the coding sequence ATGAGGGAGTTTTATAAAAAAACATTCCAAAAACAAGCAGGTATGCGAAAAGTTATAATGAGTCTAATTCCAATAATAGTAGGCTCAATTTACTTTTTTGGATGGCGTACACTAGTTTTAATGGCTACTATTACTTTATTTGGAGTAGCAACAGAATATTTATTCGAAAGGCGTCTTAACAAAAAAATCACTGAAGCAGTCTTTGTAACATGTATTTTGTTTACATTAACATTACCAGTCTCTACACCGCTATGGGTGGGAATTATAGGTATAGTCTTTGGTATTACTTTTGCAAAAGAAGTCTTTGGAGGTTTTGGGTTTAATGTATTTAATCCTGCCCTAGCTGCACGTACCTTTATTTATGTAACATTTCCAGAGCCTTTAACTATTAGTTGGAATGTAGCATCCAGTGGATTTCCTGGCGGGTTTGGAAAGTATATTACTCCTGCAGTAGATTCTATTTCCCAAGGATCTCCATTAATACATTTTGGAGAAACCAATACTATGTTACCTTTTAAGCAACTATTTTTAGGTAACGCTACAGGATCTTTAGGTGAAACAAGCGGACTACTTATTTTAATAGGGGCATTTATTCTTTTAAGACATAAATCAGCTGATTGGAGATTAATGTTAGCGCCAATTATAGGTTTTCTAACCTTCAACTCTATACTATATTTAAGTAATGTATCAGGTGCACAGCATCCATTATTCTCCTTGTTTTCTGGAGGATTTTTATTCTTATCTGTGTTTATGACTACAGACCCTGTTACGGCACCTAAAACAAAAGAAGGTAAATGGATTTATGGAGTATTAACAGGAATTATAACTACTATTATCAGAGTATTTGGACTCTTTGTAGAAGGCGCAATGTTCGCTGTTCTAATAATGAATATATTTGTTCCGATTATTGATGAAGCCGTAAAATATATAAAAACTCCTAGGAAAAAGGAGGTATCTGCGTGA
- a CDS encoding FMN-binding protein, which produces MKKFSFRPVIFMIIVTVIYTGVLATINEVTKNRVLSNNEVKKQSALLYVLDIPTKGKNPSEINELFNSHFKVVESENDIYYEGYKDNSLVANIYPIQGNALWGSLEGFIGLTPDLNKIVGIEFLSHNETPGLGGRMDEDWFKEQFREVVISKEVSRDYINYKPNMGGKVDSISGATATSNSVLNIINENIEKVILGKRGEK; this is translated from the coding sequence GTGAAGAAATTTAGTTTTCGTCCAGTTATTTTTATGATTATTGTCACTGTAATATATACAGGCGTACTCGCTACTATTAATGAAGTAACCAAGAATAGAGTTTTATCTAATAACGAAGTAAAAAAACAAAGTGCACTACTTTATGTTTTAGATATACCTACCAAAGGTAAAAATCCTTCAGAAATAAACGAACTTTTTAACTCTCACTTTAAAGTTGTGGAAAGCGAGAACGACATTTACTATGAGGGCTACAAAGATAACTCTTTAGTAGCTAACATTTATCCCATACAAGGAAATGCTCTATGGGGAAGCTTGGAGGGATTTATAGGTTTAACTCCAGATTTAAATAAAATTGTAGGTATAGAGTTTTTATCCCACAACGAAACTCCTGGCTTAGGTGGCAGGATGGATGAAGATTGGTTTAAAGAGCAATTTAGAGAAGTTGTTATATCCAAAGAAGTATCAAGAGATTATATAAATTATAAGCCAAATATGGGAGGTAAGGTTGACTCTATTTCAGGGGCTACAGCTACCTCAAATTCGGTGCTCAATATTATTAATGAAAATATAGAAAAAGTAATTCTTGGCAAGAGAGGTGAGAAATAA